The region AGCCGAGGAACCTGCTGGCAAAGGCCGCGGCCAGAATGAAAGGGATGCCGATGCCAAGGGCGTATGCGGCGAGCAGCAAGCCTCCCTGGCCGGTGCTGCCGGTGGATCCGGCCATGAACAGGATCGCGGCCAGAACCGGGCCGACACAGGGCGTCCAGCCAAAGGCAAAGGCGAGCCCCATGACGAAGGCACCCAAAAGGCCTGGAGGCTTGCGCTCCACCTGGACCCGGGCTTCGCGAAACAGCAGGGAAATACGGAAAAGGCCAAGAAAATGCAGGCCCATTATGATGATGATGATCCCGGCGACGATCGACAGGGTGTCGAAGTAGCGGGCAATCGACTGACCGATCACACTTGCGGTCGCGCCGAGGGCGACAAAGACCACCGAGAACCCCAGTACGAATG is a window of Labrenzia sp. CE80 DNA encoding:
- a CDS encoding cytochrome c biogenesis protein CcdA; its protein translation is MLDVSIGAAFLAGLLSFVSPCVLPIVPPYLCYLAGVSVAELKGETATAATSRRIVLSSVAFVLGFSVVFVALGATASVIGQSIARYFDTLSIVAGIIIIIMGLHFLGLFRISLLFREARVQVERKPPGLLGAFVMGLAFAFGWTPCVGPVLAAILFMAGSTGSTGQGGLLLAAYALGIGIPFILAAAFASRFLGWASRFRKHMGTVEKVMGGLLVLTGLLFVTGQMSTIAFWLLEAFPVFSQIG